AGGCCACGTAGACCCGTTCGAGCGTCGACTGGACCAGGTCCTCGGCGGCGTGCCGCTCCCCCGTGAGCAGGAACGCCGTACGCATCAGCCGCGGCCAGCGGCCCGTCATGAAGCTCTGGAACTCCTCGTCCCGAGCCGGCTTACGATCCCCCATGGGCACCTCCTAGACATCAGGAGGAGTCCACGGACCGCCCGGACCGTTGCCTCGTCCCGCTGAACGCGCCGGAGTCCTGCGCGGCAGCCACACCAGCATCAGCAGCGCCCCGCCCAGCAGCAGGGCCGCGCTGGTGCGGAAGGCGAGCGCGTAGCCGTCGGTCAGGGCACCGGGCCCGTGTCCGCTGCCGGTGCCGGCCGCCGCGACGGTCGACATGACGGCGAGGCCCAGCGAACCGCCCATGGTGCGGGAGGTGTTGATCAGCCCCGACACCAGTCCGGCCTCGCCCGGGGCCGCGCCCGACGTGGCCAGCGCGGCCAGCGGGGTCCCGGCCAGGCCCGCGCCCAGCATCATCAGCATGCCGGGGATCATGATCCCGGTGACGTACGCCCCGTGCGCGGTCATCGTCGACTGCCAGGCGAAGCCCGCCGCGGCGACCAGGGTCCCCAGGGCCGCCACCGTGCGGGCCCCGGCCGAGCGCATCAGGCGGGGGGCCACCTTGGAGCCGACGACCACCGACAGCGAGCTGGGCACCAGGGCGAGACCGGCCTCCAGCGGCGAGTAGCCGAGCACGTTCTGGGCGTACAGCGTCATGAAGTACCACATGCAGAACATGGCGGAGCCGGAGACGAACATGGCCGCGTTCGCCGAGGCCACCGAGCGCAGCCTGAGCAGTCCGAGCGGCATCAGCGGCGCCGCGGTGCGGGCCTCGACCAGCAGGAAGCAGCCGATGAGGGCCAGTCCGGCGGCCAGCGGCAGCAGCGTGGCCGCGGCCGTCCAGCCCCGCGCCTCGGTCTGCACGATGCCGTAGGCGAGGATCGCGAGTCCCGCCGTCACCAGCAGGGCGCCCGGCAGGTCGAGGCGCCGCCGGTCCCCGGCGCGGCTCTCGGCCAGCCACAGCGCGGAGCCGGCCAGCACCACGGCGCCCACCGGCACGTTGATCAGCAGCACCCACCGCCAGGAGAGCACGTCCACCAGCACCCCGCCGACGAGCCCGCCCGCCGCCCCGCCGCCCGCGCCGACCGCGGTCCAGGTCGCTATCGCGCGGGCCCGGGCGGCTCCTTCGGGGACGGCGGCCGTCAGCAGGGTCAGCGTCGAGGGGGCGAGCACGGCCGCGCCCAGCCCCTGCACGGCCCGCGCGAGCAGCAGCTGCCAGCCGTCCCCGGCGAGTCCGCCGCCCAGCGAGGCGAGGGTGAACAGGCCGAGCCCGACGAGGAACATCCGCTTGCGGCCGTAGAGGTCGCCGGCCCGGCCGCCGAGCAGCATGAAGCCGGCGAAGGCGATGGCGTAGGCGTTCACCACCCACTGCAGGCCGGGACCGCTCAGTCCGAGGTCGCTCCGCATCGACGGCAGGGCGACGTTGACCACGGACACGTCGAGCACGACCAGGAACTGCCCGGCGCAGGCCAGCGCCACCACCAGCCAGGTCGGGGGCGTCGCCGGGCGGCGGGAGGTGCGGCGGGAGACATCGGCGGCTTCGAGCATGGGTGTCATGCTCTCAACCGGGCCGCGCCCCTTGCATCGGCTTTTCGGACCAGCGGGCCCTGGTCCGCACGGCCTACGCCGCCCGCAGCAGGGTGACGACCGCCGCCCCGCCCAGCCCGATGTTGTGCGCGAGCCCCACCCGGGCGCCGGGCACCTGCCGCTCCCCCGCCTCGCCGCGCAGCTGCCAGACCAGTTCGGCGGCCTGGGCGAGGCCGGTGGCGCCCAGCGGATGACCCTTGGAGATCAGCCCGCCCGACGGGTTCACCACCCAGCGGCCCCCGTACGTGGTCGCCCCGGACTCCACCAGCGCCCCGGACTCGCCGGCCGGGCACATGCCGAGCGCCTCGTAGGTGAGCAGTTCGTTGACGGAGAAGCAGTCGTGCAGCTCCACGACGTCCACGTCGTCGATGCCGAGCCCGGCCCGCTCGTACGCCTGCCGGGCCGCCTCGCGGGACATCGGTTGCCCGACGACGTCGATGCAGGATCCGGACGCGAAGGACTCGGCGGTGTCCGTGACCATGGCCTGCGCGACGATCTCGGTCAGGCCGCCCAGGCCCCGCCGCTCGGCGAACCGCTCCGAGACCACCACGGCCGCCGCGGCGCCGTCCGAGGTCGGTGAGCACTGGAGCCTGGTCAGCGGCCGGTGCACGGTGGGCGCGGCGAGGACCGCGTCGACGTCGTGGGCGTCCCGGAACTGGGCGTAGGGGTTGTGCACGGAGTGGCGGTGGTTCTTGGCGGCGACCGCGGCGAGCTGCGCCTCGGTGGTGCCGTGGCGCTCCATGTGCTCGCGGGCCGCGCCGCCGAAGATCTGGGCGGTCGGCGGGGTGGCCGCGAAGCCGTGCCGGGCGGCCATGATCCCGTAGTGGCGGGCCACCGGTGAGGCGGCGAGGTCCCCTCCGTCGGCGCCCGCGCCGAGCGCGCCCTTGCGCATCTTCTCGAAGCCCAGCGCCAGGACGCAGTCGCAGCCGCCGCCCTCGACGAGCTGGCGGGCCAGCATGAGCGCGGTGGCGCCGGTCGCGCAGTTGTTGTTGACGTTGTAGACCGGAACGCCGGTCAGGCCGAGTTCGTAGGCGGCGCGCTGGCCGGCGGTCGAGGGCTGGAAGCAGTAGCCGACGGGAACCTGTTCCACTTCGTTGTAGGAGATCCCGGCGTCGGCGAGCGCGGCCCCGCCCGCCTCCCGCACCATGTCCCAGTACTGCCATTCCCTGGTCCCGGGCTTTTCGAAGCGGGTCATCCCGACCCCGGCGACATAGGCCTTCATGGCGGGCCAGACTAGAACGCGTTCCATCAACGGACCAGACCCTGACGCGAGGTCAGAAACCCATGAGTGGGTCAAGGATTCATTAGAGGCCCGAAGCAACGGAATAGTTGCCTGTGCATACGAGGTTTACCCACCACTTATGTCCACGGGAGGCCTCACTCAATGACGCACACGACGACCGACCAGCCCGACCGGAGGGCCGGCGGAGCCGTGGTCCCGGTGCTCGCCTTCGCGGGCATCGTGGTCGCGGTGATGCAGACCCTGCTCGTGCCGGTCATCAAGGACCTGCCGCAGCTCCTGGACACCGCGCCCAGCAACGCCACCTGGGTCCTCACCTCGACCCTGCTGTCGGGCGCCGTCGCCACCCCCATCATGGGCCGCCTCGGCGACCTCTACGGGAAGCGGCGGCTGCTGGTCCTGAGCCTCGCCGTGATGGTGGTCGGCGCCCTGGTCAGCGCCCTCACCAGCGACCTCCTCACGATGATCGCGGGCCGCACCCTGCAGGGCTTCGCGATGGGCGCCATCCCGCTGGGCATCGGCCTGATGCGCGACATGCTGCCGCGCGAGCGGCTCGGCTCCGCCATGGCCCTGATGAGCTCCTCGATCGGCGTCGGCGGCGGCCTCGCGCTGCCCGCCGCGGCCCTCGTCGCCGAGCACAGCGACTGGCACGCGCTCTTCTACGGCGCCGCCGGTCTCGGCGTCGTCGCCATCGCCCTGACCTACCTGGTGGTGCCCGAGTCGCCGATGCGCGCCCGCGGCACCTTCGACCTGCCCGGCGCGCTCGGCCTGTCCGCCGGACTGGTCCTGCTCCTGCTGCCGATCACCAAGGGCAGCGACTGGGGCTGGTCCTCCGGCACCACGCTCGGCCTGTTCGCCGCCTCCGTCGCCGTGTTCCTCCTGTGGGGCGCCTACGAACTGCGCGTCAAGGCCCCGCTGGTCGACCTGCGCACCACCGCCCGCCCGGCCGTGCTGTTCACCAACCTCGCCTCGATCATGGTCGGCGTCAGCTTCTACGTCGTCTCGCTGGTCCTCCCCCAGCTCCTCCAGCTCCCGGAGGCCACCGGCTACGGCCTCGGCCGGTCCATGGTCGTCGCCGGCCTGTGCGTCGCGCCGCTGGGCCTGACCATGATGTTCACGGCACCGGTCTACGCCCGCCTGTCGGCCCGCTACGGCCCCAAGGTCACCCTGATCATCGGCCTGCTGGTCATCGGCCTCGGCTACGGGGGCGGCCTCGGCCTGATGGACGCGGCCTGGCAGACCATCGTCACCTCCGTCGTGCTCGGCGCCGGCATCGGCCTCGCCTACTCCTCGCTGCCCGCCCTGATCATCGGCGCCGTCCCGGCCTCCGAGACCGGCGCGGCCAACGGCCTCAACACCCTGATGCGGTCGATCGGCACCTCGGTCTCCAGCGCCGTCATCGGCATGGTGCTGGCCAACACCGCGCACCACACCGGCGCGGTCGCCGTGCCGACCATGCACGGGTTCCGCGTCTCCTTCCTGATCGCCACCGCGGCCGTCGCGGTCGGCCTGCTGTTCGCCCTCCTGCTGCCCAGGACGCCCCGCCCCGCCGCGCACACCCAGCTGCGCGCCAGCAGCGAGGAGGACGCGGCGCTGGAGCGCGCCGAGCAGGCGCTGCGCGGCTTCAGGGGCCGGGTGCTGGACGCCGGCGGCAGCCCGGTCGCCCGCGCCAAGGTCACCCTGATCGACCGCCGGGGACGGCAGGCGGGGGCGACGCTCTCCGGCGCGGACGGCGGCTACGTCCTCACCGTGCCGGCCGGCGGCGCGTACGTGCTCGCCGCGAAGGCCGCCGGGCACGGGCCGCTCGCCTCCGCCGCCAGCCACCACGGCGAGGAGCGGGCCGTCGAGCTCGACCTCTCCCTGCCGGGCGAGACGGTGACCGCGTAACGCGCTCCGCCTCCCGGCACCCACCTCGCACGCACCCCCTGTCGCCCCGGCGGCAGGGGGTGCGGCAGCATAGGCGCCCGGAAAGCCGTACGACCGAAAGGCGCCCCATGCCCGCCGCACCCAAGCCCGAGATCCTGGCCGCGTTCGAGGCGGCGAAGGGCTTCATGCCCGTGGACGAGGGCCTGGCGCTGTACGCGGCCGCCGTCGAGGCCGGCCGGCTCGGCCTCCCCCTCCTGGAGGTCGGCACCTACTGCGGACGCTCCACGGTCCTGCTCGCCGACGCGGCCCGCGGCGCCGGGGTCACCGCGCTCACCGTCGACCACCACCGGGGCAGCGAGGAGCAGCAGCCGGGCTGGGACTACCACGACCCCGGCACGGTCGACCCGGAGCTCGGCCTGATGGACACGCTGCCCACCTTCCGCCGGACCCTGCACCGGGCGGGCCTGGAGGACCACGTGGTGGCCCTCGTCGGCCGCTCCCCGCAGATCGCCGCCCTCTGGAACGCGCCGCTCGGCCTCGTCTTCGTCGACGGCGGCCACACCGACGAGCACGCGAACGCCGACTACGAGGGCTGGGCCCCGCACGTCGCCGAGGGCGGACTGCTCGTCATCCACGACGTGTTCCCGCACCCCGAGGACGAGTTCACCGGCCAGGCGCCGTACCGGGTCTACCTCCGCGCCCTGGAGTCGGGCGCGTTCACGGAGACCTCGGTGACCGGATCGTTGCGGGTGCTGCGGCGGACCGGGACCGGCTTCTGACCTGGGCTCGCCGGGATCGCCGGCGGGGCGGTCCCGGCGACGGGGGCGGGGCTGCGGGCCTTCTGACCGGACTGCTTCTGATCGCCTTCGGGGCGCCGCTGGTCGGCCTCCTCGGCAACGCGCTCGCGGGCACCGGCCGCAGGTCGCCGGGCCGGGCCGCGTCCGCGCCCTGCCCGCGCCGCGAGCCGGGCGGCCGCCGTCTCCGGCCGCGCCACCCGTTGGGACCTCTCGGTCATGTGAAGGCCCTGGACGGCCGCTAGGGTGGCAGGCGTGTCGTACGTAGGCCCGGACTTCGATCCCCCGCAGCCGCGCCGGCCCAGGCGCGGACCACTGACCGTCGCGCTCGCCGCGCTGGTGCCCGGCGCGCTGCTCGGCTGGCTGGTGTACGAGGCGGTGGGCGGCTCGGGCGGCTCCTCGGGCGCCGTGAGCACCGCCTCGGCGTCCACCTCCGCCGGCTCCCCCGCCGGCTCGTCGGCACCGCCGGCCACGGCGTCCGGCCGGGGTACGCCCACCGCCGACGCCAAGCGGCCGGCCCCCGGGCGCAGCACCACCGCACCGGCCGCGTCCGGCGCCCTGCGCGGCAAGGTGGTCGTCATCGACCCCGGCCACAACCCCGGAAACGTCCGGCACACGGCCGAGATCAACCGCCAGGTGGACATCGGCACCAACAAGAAGGAGTGCGACACCACCGGCACGTCCACCAACGCGGGCTACTCCGAGGCCCGGTTCACCCTGGACGTCGCCCACCGCCTGCGCGCGATCCTGGAACGGCAGGGCGCCACCGTGAAGTTGACGCACGACGGCGACTCGCCGCCCTGGGGCCCCTGCGTCGACGAGCGCGCCCGGATCGGCAACACGGCGCACGCGGACGCCGCCATCTCCATCCACGCCGACGGCTCGGCCGCGGGCAACCGCGGTTTCCACGTCATCCTCCCGGCGGCCGTGCACGCGGGCGCCGCCGACACCCGGCCCATCACCGCCGCCTCGCGCGACCTGGGCGAGCGGGTGGCGGGAAACTTCGTCCGCGTCACGGGCGAACCCCCCTCCAACTACGTGGGCGACGGTACCGGTCTCGTCACACGACAGGACCTGGGCGGTCTCAATCTGTCAACAGTTCCCAAGGTGTTCATCGAGTGCGGCAACATGCGCGATAGCAAGGACGCGGCACTCCTCACCAGTGGCACCTGGCGGCAGAAGGCGGCGCAGGGGATCTCCGAGGGAATCGTGAGCTTCCTGCGCGAGTCGTGACGACGGGCGCAACCGGGCGGACAGGCCGATCTTGCGGACGATAGTGTCTACCGACGTCGAGACGACCTACGAAGGACCTGAAGTGAATATCCGCTCCCTCACTAGAGGCGACGGCGTGGTGATCGGAGCAGCGGTGTTGCTGTTCATCGCGTCGTTCCTCGACAACTACTCGTACGACGGGGCGCCGGACGGCCTCGACCTGCCGAACCTGTGGGCGAGCGGACCCGTCCTGCTCAGCGTCGTCCTGGCGGGGATCATCGGCGCGGCGCTGATCGTCGTCGCCCGTGCCCTGCCGGAGCCGCGCAAGGTCGCGGGTCTCGACCTCGGGCAGTTCGGTGTCGCCTTCGCGGTGTTCGCCGCGTGGAGCGCGCTGGGCAACATCATCGACCCGGCGGGTGGCGCGAACAACTTCTCCGGCGCCACCAGCAACGGCCCGAGCGCGGGCACGGGCCTGATCATCGCCCTCATCGCCACCCTCGTCATGGCCGGTGCCGCCATCGCGACGCCCCTCGTGCCGGCCCTGCAGGCCGGTCTGGTCCCGGCTCCCAAGCCGGCCGCCCCGCAGCCCTACGGCGCCCAGCCGCCCGGTGGTTACGGTTACCCGGGCGCGCAGCCGCAGCCGGGTCAGCCGTACGGCGCGCAGCCGCAGCCGGGCCAGCCGTTCGGGCAGCAGCCGGCGCCCCAGCAGGCCGCCGCCCCGGCGCCGCAGCAGGGCGGCGGGGACTTCTCGCCGTTCTGGTTCGCCGTGCCGGTCGCCCGGCCGCTGTTCGCCGAGGACGGCGCGCCGAACCCGATCGCCGAACTGGCGCCGGGCACCTGGTACCTGGCGGTCGAGCAGCGGGGCGGTGCGCTGGTGGCGCAGACGCAGGACGGCCGCCGCGGTGTGCTCCAGGACACCTCCGGGATCCAGCGCGGCTGACGCCGAGCGCCCCGCGCCCGTACGTGCGCGCACGGCCCCTCGCCCTTCCGGGCGGGGGGCCGTTGCCGTACAGTCGCCTCCCGGCACATCGCTGACGGTTCGTCAGGAGGCAGGCGCATGCGGCTCGGTCTCGCTCTCGGCTACTGGGGCCGCGGCCCGGACGCCGGTCATGTGCCGCTCGCCCGCGAGGCGGAGCGGCTCGGCTACCACTCGGTGTGGACGGCCGAGTCCTGGGGTTCGGACTGCTTCACCGCCCTGACCTGGATCGCCGCGCGGACCTCGACGATCCGGCTGGGCACGGCGGTCGCCCAGATGGCGGCCCGTTCGCCGACCGCGACCGCCATGCACGCGCTCACCCTGGACCACCTCTCCGGCGGGCGGGTGCTGCTGGGGCTCGGCCTGTCCGGACCGCAGGTGGTGGAGGGCTGGTACGGCCGCCCGTTCCCGAAGTCGCCGCTGACCGCGACCCGGGAGTACGTGGACGTGGTGCGCCAGGTGCTGCGGCGCGAGGCGCCGGTGGTGTCCGACGGGCGGTTCCATCCGCTGCCGTACCGGGGCCCGGACGGCACCGGTCTGGGCAGGCCGCTCAAGCCGATCACCCACCCGCTCCGCGGCGACCTGCCCGTGCTGCTCGGCGCGGAGGGCCCGAAGAACGTCGCGCAGACGGTCCGGATCGCCGACGGCTGGCTGCCGTTGTACTGGTCGCCGAGCCGGCCCGAGGTGTACGGGGAGGCGGTGCGCGAGCTGCCCGAGGGTTTCACGGTGGCGCCGATGGCCCGGGTGAAGGTGTGCGACGACGTGGCCGAGGGCCTGCTCCCGGTGAAGGCCATGCTCGGCTTCTACGTCGGCGGGATGGGGCACGCGGCCCGCAACTTCCACGCCGACCTCATGGCCCGCATGGGGTACGAGGAGCAGGCCCGGCGGATCCAGGAGCTGTTCCTCGCCGGGCGCCGGGAGGAGGCCGTGCTGGCCGTGCCGGACGCGTTCGCCGACGAGATCTCACTGGTCGGCCCACGGCAACGCATCGCCGAGCGGCTGGAGTTGTGGCGCAAGGGCCCGGTGACGGACCTGCTGGCCCTGTCACCGGACCCGCACACCCTGAGGGTGCTGGCGGAGCTGAACTCCTAGCCGGCGGACAGCTGGGACGAGGAGGGCACCTGGTCCTTCACCGGGGCGCCGGCGCTCTTGCCGGCGTCCTTGACCTTGTTGATGATGTCGTCGAAGGTGCCGGCCGCGTCCGCGTCGCCGCCGCGCAGCTTGGCCGGCAGGCTCTTGAGCCCCTCGATTCCCGCGGTGAGCGGGGCGAGGGCCTTGGCGAGGTGCGGGTCGCCCTGGGCGTTGCGCTGGGCGGCCTTGAGCCGGTTGTAGACGAAGGCGCCGGCCAGGCCGGCCTTCACCAGGGACACCTTGCGCCCCTGGGCGCCCTTCTTGAACTTGCCGGCCTTCCAGGGTTTGACGATCCACTGGTACGTCGCGCCCGCCGCGAGGCCCGCGTTGGCCACGAAGCGGGTCTTGGCGAACTTCTGCCGCTCGGCCGACGTGGTCGGGCTGGGCGTGGCCGCGTCGACGGCCGCGACGTCCGCGGTGTCCTTCGTCCTGGTCTTCTCGCTGTTTCCACAGGCGGTGGAGCCGGCCAGCAGCGCGCAGCACAGGGTGAGCGCCACGCACAGGCGCCGTATCGGTACGGGCACGGGGTCCTCCGGACAATGTCTCCCCGAGCGGCTGTTTCCTCCGGCAGCCTCCCCCGGAGGGCGGACGCGCGCCACCCAGGGGACGCCGTCGGGGTGGCCGGCCTTGTTTCGCGGGCCCGGAAGCGGCAATCCGAAGGGCATGTCTGGATATCGCAACGGAGCGAATCAGGCCGGGAGGGTCGTCGCCGTCGTCGCCGACATCATGGCCTTCATCCTCGGCCTGTGGATTCTGATGTACCTGCTGGACGCCAACCGGGCCAACAGCCTGGTGCAGTTCGTCCATGACGCAGCCGCCTGGCTGGCCGGCTGGTCCCACGACCTCTTCACGTTCAACGAGGCCTGGGCCCGGGTGGTCGCCGGATACGGCCTCGCCGCCGTGGTGTACCTGTTCGTGGGGCACGCCATCGCCAACCGCATGCACCGGCACTGACGTCCGGTACCCGGACCCCGGCGCCTGCCGCCCGGGGCGACAGGCCCTAGTCGCAGCAGTCGGGGTCCAGGCCGGACGGCAGGTGCTCCCCGCCGAAGACCGCGCAGGTCGCGTCGTGGCCGCCGAGGGCGGCGACGGCGAGCAGCAGGGAGCCCGCCGTCCACGTCGTGAGTTCCTGCGGCCAGACGGCACCGTCGTCGAAGACGTAGCCCGTCCAGTACAGGCCCGTCGCCGGGTCGCGCAGGTGCTGGATGGACTGGAGGATCTCCAGGGAGCGGTCGGACTCGCCCATGGCCCACAGGGCCAGGGCGAGTTCGCTGGACTCGCCGCCGGTCACCCACGGGTTGGGGACGACGCAGCGCACGCCGAGCCCGGGGACGACGAAGCGGTCCCAGTCCGCCTCGATGCGGGACTTGGCCTCCGCTCCGGTCAGCGCGCCGCCGAGGACCGGGTAGTACCAGTCCATCGAGTAGCGGTCCTTGTCCAGGAAACGCTCGGGGTGGCGGCGGATCGCGTGGCGCAGCGCGCCGACCGCCAACTCCCAGTCCGGCTGCGGTTCTTCGCGCTCCTCGGCGATGGCGAGGGCGCAGCGCAGCGCGTGGTGGACGGAGGAGCTGCCGGTGAGCAGCGCGTCGTCGGCGGGTGTGCCGTCGTCGTCGCGGCGCCAGCCGATCTGGCCGCCGGGCTGCTGCAGCCGCAGCACCCACTCCATGGCCGCCTGGACGGTGGGCCACATGCGGTCCAGGAACGTGTCGTCGCCGGTGGACAGGTAGTGGTGCCAGACGCCCACCGCTATGTAGGCGACGAAGTTGGACTCGCGGGCGCGGTCGGTGACGTCGTCGTGGGCGCCGTCGGCGTAGGCGGCGTACCAGGAGCCGTCGGGGTTCTGGTGGGTGGCGAGCCAGGTGTAGGCCCGTTCGGCCGCCTCGTGCTCGCCGGCCGCGTCCAGGGCCATGGCCGCCTCGGTGTGGTCCCACGGGTCGAGGTGGTGGCCGCGGAACCAGGGGATGGCGCCGTCCTCCCGCTGCACGGCGAGGATGCCGTGGACGGTCGCGGCGGCCTGCTCGGCGGTGAGGACCCCGGGCAGGACCAGGTGTTCCGTCCGGGGTGTCGTCACTTGGCGGCCGCCCCGTCGGTGTCGGCGAGGCGGGGCAGGTGGGGCTTGGTCGCGTAGACCACGAAGCTCTTGCCGATGAGCGGGTTGAGCGCCTGTTCGGCGACCCGGGTGGCCAGCGGCTTCTTCATGATGTCCCAGACCAGCAGCTTGTGGTACGCGCGGACGGGCAGCGCCTTGTCGTTGTCGACGCCGAACGCGCACTTGAGCCACCAGTACGGCGCGTGCAGGGCGTGCGCGTGGTGGCTGCCGTACGGCTTGAGGCCGGCCTCGCGGATCTTGCCGACGAGCTCGTCCGCCTTGTAGATGCGGATGTGGCCGCCCTCGACCTCGTGGTAGGCGTCGGACAGCGCCCAGCAGACCTTCTCGGGGCCGTAGCGGGGCACGGTGACGGCGATGCGGCCGCCCGGCTTGAGGACGCGCACCATCTCGGCGAGGACGCCCTTGTCGTCGGGGATGTGCTCCATGACCTCGGAGATGATGACGACGTCGAAGGACTCGTCGGGGAAGGGCAGGGCGAGGGCGTCGCCCTCCATCGCGGTCGCGGTCGCTCCGGCCGGGGCCTCGCCCGCCTCCGCCATGGCCGCGAACCACTTGGCGACCTCGCGGATCTCCTCGGCGTTCTGGTCGAGCGCCACGACCTGCGCGCCGCGCCGGTAGCACTCGAAGGCGTGCCGTCCGGCGCCGCAGCCGAGGTCCAGGACGCGGTCGCCCGGGGCGAGCGGGAACCGGGAGAAGTCGACGGTCAGCACGTGGCCCTGCTTTCGCTCTCGGAGGTGTCGCGGTCGGAGGCGGGTGGTTCCGCGGCTACGGCCGCCTGCGCGACGGGCGGGCGCGCGGGAACGGCCGGGGTGCCCGGGTGACGGGCGATGGCGTCACGGTAGCGGGCCACGGTCCCCTCGGCGGCACGGGCCCAGGTGAACCGGTCCAGGACGCGGGCCCGGCCGGCGGCGCCGAGCCGGGCGCGCAGCTGCGGGTCGCCGAGCAGCCGGCCGAGGCCGGCGGCGAGCGCGCCGGGGTCGCCGGGCGGTACGGCCAGGCAGGTCTCGCCGTCGCGGCCGGCGACCTCGGGGATGGCTCCGCCGGTGGTGGCGACCAGCGGGGTGCCGGTGGCCATGGCCTCGGCCGCGGGCAGCGAGAAGCCCTCGTAGAGCGAGGGCACGCAGGCGACCTCGGCCGAGCGGACCAGGTCGACCAGCTCGGCGTCGGAGATGCCCTTGACGAACTCGACGGCGCCTTCGAGGCCGTAGCGCTCGACGGCCTGGGCTACCGGGCCCTCGATGGGGCGCTTGCCGACGACGACGAGGTGGGCGGCGGGGTGTTCGGTGCGCACCTTGGCGAGGGCCTCGACGAGGAAGACCAGGCCCTTGAGGGGCACGTCGGCGCTCGACGTGGTGACGATGCGGCCGGGAACCTCGGGGACGGCCGGATCCGGCGCGAACAGGTCGGTGTCGGCGCCGATGTGGACGACGTGGACGCGGTCGTCGCGGACGCCGAGGTGGTCCACGATCTCCTGGCGGGAGCTGCCGGAGACGGTGAGCACCGAGGGCAGGCGGCGGGCGACGCGCTTCTGCATGCGGGTGAAGGCGTACCAGCGGCGCACGGACAGCCTGCGCCCGCGGCCCTCGGCGGCGTCCAGCTCCAACTGCCGGTCGACGGTGATGGGATGGTGGATGGTGGTGACCAGGGGGGCGCCGATGTCGCCGAGCAGGCCGTAGCCGAGCGTCTGGTTGTCGTGGACGACGTCGAACTCGCCCGCACGGGCGCGCAGATGGCGGCGGGCGCGCAGGGAGAACGTCAGGGGTTCGGGGAAGCCGCCGGTCCACATGGTGGCGACCTCGACGGCGTCGATCCAGTCCCGGTACTCGTCCCGCTTCGGGGTGCGGAAGGGGTCGGGCTGCCGGTAGAGGTCGAGGCTGGGCAGCTCGGTCAGGCTCAGGCCGTCGTAGCCCTCGTCGAGGACGGGGTAGGGCTGGGAGCCGATGACCTCGACGCGGTGGCCGAGGCGGGCCAGCTCGCGGGAGAGGTGCCGTACGTAGACGCCCTGGCCGCCGCAGAACGGGTTCCCTTTATAGGTGAGAAGCGCGATCCTGAGCGGTCGCTCGCCGTCCGCCGCGAGGTCCGGTCGGGGACCCGCCTGACTGGCCTCAGCGGTCACTCCGGACCCCCTTCTCCCTGCACTGTCCCGCGAGACTACGTCGGGACGCTAATCTAGAACAAGTTACAGACTTGATCGTTCAAGAGGCTCTGAATCTACCGGCAGGTAAGGGCCCTGTGAGCAGTGGATCAGGTGATTCACGCCACGGCACGGACCCCCGCCGTGCAGGATGATCACATGCCCTACCGAAGCCCTCACCGACTGTCACGGAGCGGGACCCATGCCTGCGGAATCCAAGCTGGAAGCGAGTAGCGCCCGGCCCCCTTCGGCGCCGCTGACCGAGCGCCAG
Above is a genomic segment from Streptomyces collinus Tu 365 containing:
- a CDS encoding MFS transporter, producing MTPMLEAADVSRRTSRRPATPPTWLVVALACAGQFLVVLDVSVVNVALPSMRSDLGLSGPGLQWVVNAYAIAFAGFMLLGGRAGDLYGRKRMFLVGLGLFTLASLGGGLAGDGWQLLLARAVQGLGAAVLAPSTLTLLTAAVPEGAARARAIATWTAVGAGGGAAGGLVGGVLVDVLSWRWVLLINVPVGAVVLAGSALWLAESRAGDRRRLDLPGALLVTAGLAILAYGIVQTEARGWTAAATLLPLAAGLALIGCFLLVEARTAAPLMPLGLLRLRSVASANAAMFVSGSAMFCMWYFMTLYAQNVLGYSPLEAGLALVPSSLSVVVGSKVAPRLMRSAGARTVAALGTLVAAAGFAWQSTMTAHGAYVTGIMIPGMLMMLGAGLAGTPLAALATSGAAPGEAGLVSGLINTSRTMGGSLGLAVMSTVAAAGTGSGHGPGALTDGYALAFRTSAALLLGGALLMLVWLPRRTPARSAGRGNGPGGPWTPPDV
- a CDS encoding thiolase C-terminal domain-containing protein, with amino-acid sequence MKAYVAGVGMTRFEKPGTREWQYWDMVREAGGAALADAGISYNEVEQVPVGYCFQPSTAGQRAAYELGLTGVPVYNVNNNCATGATALMLARQLVEGGGCDCVLALGFEKMRKGALGAGADGGDLAASPVARHYGIMAARHGFAATPPTAQIFGGAAREHMERHGTTEAQLAAVAAKNHRHSVHNPYAQFRDAHDVDAVLAAPTVHRPLTRLQCSPTSDGAAAAVVVSERFAERRGLGGLTEIVAQAMVTDTAESFASGSCIDVVGQPMSREAARQAYERAGLGIDDVDVVELHDCFSVNELLTYEALGMCPAGESGALVESGATTYGGRWVVNPSGGLISKGHPLGATGLAQAAELVWQLRGEAGERQVPGARVGLAHNIGLGGAAVVTLLRAA
- a CDS encoding MFS transporter is translated as MTHTTTDQPDRRAGGAVVPVLAFAGIVVAVMQTLLVPVIKDLPQLLDTAPSNATWVLTSTLLSGAVATPIMGRLGDLYGKRRLLVLSLAVMVVGALVSALTSDLLTMIAGRTLQGFAMGAIPLGIGLMRDMLPRERLGSAMALMSSSIGVGGGLALPAAALVAEHSDWHALFYGAAGLGVVAIALTYLVVPESPMRARGTFDLPGALGLSAGLVLLLLPITKGSDWGWSSGTTLGLFAASVAVFLLWGAYELRVKAPLVDLRTTARPAVLFTNLASIMVGVSFYVVSLVLPQLLQLPEATGYGLGRSMVVAGLCVAPLGLTMMFTAPVYARLSARYGPKVTLIIGLLVIGLGYGGGLGLMDAAWQTIVTSVVLGAGIGLAYSSLPALIIGAVPASETGAANGLNTLMRSIGTSVSSAVIGMVLANTAHHTGAVAVPTMHGFRVSFLIATAAVAVGLLFALLLPRTPRPAAHTQLRASSEEDAALERAEQALRGFRGRVLDAGGSPVARAKVTLIDRRGRQAGATLSGADGGYVLTVPAGGAYVLAAKAAGHGPLASAASHHGEERAVELDLSLPGETVTA
- a CDS encoding class I SAM-dependent methyltransferase, with product MPAAPKPEILAAFEAAKGFMPVDEGLALYAAAVEAGRLGLPLLEVGTYCGRSTVLLADAARGAGVTALTVDHHRGSEEQQPGWDYHDPGTVDPELGLMDTLPTFRRTLHRAGLEDHVVALVGRSPQIAALWNAPLGLVFVDGGHTDEHANADYEGWAPHVAEGGLLVIHDVFPHPEDEFTGQAPYRVYLRALESGAFTETSVTGSLRVLRRTGTGF
- a CDS encoding N-acetylmuramoyl-L-alanine amidase, whose product is MSYVGPDFDPPQPRRPRRGPLTVALAALVPGALLGWLVYEAVGGSGGSSGAVSTASASTSAGSPAGSSAPPATASGRGTPTADAKRPAPGRSTTAPAASGALRGKVVVIDPGHNPGNVRHTAEINRQVDIGTNKKECDTTGTSTNAGYSEARFTLDVAHRLRAILERQGATVKLTHDGDSPPWGPCVDERARIGNTAHADAAISIHADGSAAGNRGFHVILPAAVHAGAADTRPITAASRDLGERVAGNFVRVTGEPPSNYVGDGTGLVTRQDLGGLNLSTVPKVFIECGNMRDSKDAALLTSGTWRQKAAQGISEGIVSFLRES
- a CDS encoding DUF5336 domain-containing protein, whose protein sequence is MNIRSLTRGDGVVIGAAVLLFIASFLDNYSYDGAPDGLDLPNLWASGPVLLSVVLAGIIGAALIVVARALPEPRKVAGLDLGQFGVAFAVFAAWSALGNIIDPAGGANNFSGATSNGPSAGTGLIIALIATLVMAGAAIATPLVPALQAGLVPAPKPAAPQPYGAQPPGGYGYPGAQPQPGQPYGAQPQPGQPFGQQPAPQQAAAPAPQQGGGDFSPFWFAVPVARPLFAEDGAPNPIAELAPGTWYLAVEQRGGALVAQTQDGRRGVLQDTSGIQRG